A stretch of Crossiella cryophila DNA encodes these proteins:
- a CDS encoding acyl-CoA dehydrogenase family protein: MLFNPDSYDPTHLDAESRRLLRATIDWFEARGKRRLLADALDRVWYTEFLDFVRREKLFATFNTPAADAAGDEHKRWDATRNAALSEILGFYGLPYWYTWQVSVLGLGPIWMSGNKEARGRAAELLDSGAVFAFGLSEKEHGADVYSTDMILTPTADGGFTATGDKYYIGNGNVAGIVSVFGRRSDVDGPEGYVFFAVDSQHEKFSLVQNVVDSQMFVSEFRLEDYPVREQDILHTGPDAFSAALNTVNVGKFNLCTASIGISEHSYYEAITHAHNRILYGKRVTEFPHVRQNFVDAYARLAAMKLFADRSVDYFRSATAEDRRYLLFNPITKMKVTSEGEQVIDLLWDVVAAKGFEKNTYFNQATAHIRALPKLEGTVHVNLALVLKFMPNYLFNPAEHAAVPTRHDPADDEFFFQQGPARGLGKIRFPDWRAVYERFAQIPNVTRFLEQADGLKKLLTTAAPDEAQQKDLDFLLNLGQLFTLVVYGQLILEQAELTGATPDLLDQVFDVLVRDFSGYAVALHGKASATDAQRAWALEHVRGPVVDRERFERLWAEVAALSGRYEMRP, encoded by the coding sequence GTGCTGTTCAACCCCGACAGCTACGACCCGACGCACCTGGACGCCGAGTCCCGGCGCCTGCTGCGGGCCACGATCGACTGGTTCGAGGCCCGCGGCAAGCGCCGGCTGCTCGCCGACGCCCTGGACCGGGTCTGGTACACGGAGTTCCTGGACTTCGTGCGGCGGGAGAAACTGTTCGCCACCTTCAACACCCCCGCCGCCGACGCCGCCGGGGACGAGCACAAGCGCTGGGACGCCACCCGCAACGCCGCGCTGAGCGAGATCCTCGGCTTCTACGGCCTGCCGTACTGGTACACCTGGCAGGTCAGCGTGCTCGGCCTCGGCCCGATCTGGATGAGCGGAAACAAGGAGGCCCGCGGCCGGGCGGCCGAACTCCTGGACAGCGGCGCGGTGTTCGCCTTCGGGTTGTCGGAGAAGGAACACGGCGCGGACGTCTACTCCACCGACATGATCCTCACCCCCACCGCGGACGGCGGGTTCACCGCGACCGGGGACAAGTACTACATCGGCAACGGCAACGTGGCCGGGATCGTCTCGGTGTTCGGCCGACGCTCCGATGTGGACGGTCCAGAGGGCTACGTCTTCTTCGCGGTGGACAGCCAGCACGAGAAGTTCTCGTTGGTGCAGAACGTGGTCGACTCGCAGATGTTCGTCTCCGAGTTCCGGCTCGAGGACTATCCGGTGCGGGAGCAGGACATCCTGCACACCGGCCCGGACGCCTTCAGTGCCGCGCTGAACACGGTCAACGTGGGCAAGTTCAACCTGTGCACAGCGTCCATCGGGATTTCTGAGCACTCATACTATGAAGCAATCACGCACGCGCACAACCGGATCCTCTACGGCAAGCGGGTCACCGAGTTCCCGCACGTGCGGCAGAACTTCGTGGACGCCTACGCCCGGCTGGCCGCGATGAAGCTGTTCGCCGACCGCTCGGTGGACTACTTCCGCTCCGCCACCGCCGAGGACCGGCGCTACCTGCTGTTCAACCCGATCACCAAGATGAAGGTGACCTCCGAGGGCGAGCAGGTGATCGACCTGCTGTGGGATGTCGTCGCGGCCAAGGGTTTCGAGAAGAACACCTACTTCAACCAGGCCACCGCGCACATCAGGGCACTGCCCAAGCTGGAGGGCACGGTGCACGTCAACCTGGCCCTGGTGCTCAAGTTCATGCCGAACTACCTGTTCAACCCGGCCGAGCACGCCGCCGTGCCCACCCGGCACGACCCCGCCGACGACGAGTTCTTCTTCCAGCAGGGCCCGGCCCGCGGCCTTGGCAAGATCCGCTTCCCGGACTGGCGCGCGGTGTACGAACGCTTCGCCCAGATCCCCAACGTCACCCGTTTCCTGGAGCAGGCCGACGGCCTCAAGAAGCTGCTCACCACCGCCGCCCCGGACGAGGCGCAGCAGAAGGACCTGGACTTCCTGCTCAACCTGGGCCAGCTGTTCACCCTGGTCGTCTACGGCCAGCTGATCCTGGAGCAGGCCGAGCTGACCGGGGCCACCCCTGACCTGCTCGACCAGGTCTTCGACGTGCTGGTCCGCGACTTCTCCGGCTACGCGGTCGCCTTGCACGGCAAGGCTTCCGCCACCGACGCCCAGCGCGCCTGGGCCCTGGAGCACGTGCGCGGACCGGTGGTCGACCGGGAGCGGTTCGAGCGGCTGTGGGCCGAGGTGGCGGCGCTGTCGGGCCGCTACGAGATGCGTCCCTGA
- a CDS encoding MerR family transcriptional regulator, whose product MTTSGLGLPIGRVAEATGLSVHALRFFEREGLFLREIPRTSGGQRLFAESDVDWLVLCNRLRASGMPITVIKEFARLVRLGPGNEAERLALLEEHERTVREKITELQANLAVIEGKVQTYRRHVQEGTAAGVWEPQGRIS is encoded by the coding sequence GTGACCACCAGTGGCTTGGGGCTGCCGATCGGACGGGTCGCCGAGGCGACCGGGTTGAGCGTGCACGCGCTGCGCTTCTTCGAGCGCGAGGGCCTGTTCCTGCGCGAGATCCCGCGTACCAGCGGCGGGCAGCGGCTGTTCGCGGAGTCCGATGTGGACTGGCTGGTGCTGTGCAACCGGCTGCGTGCATCCGGCATGCCGATCACGGTGATCAAGGAGTTCGCCCGCCTGGTCCGGCTCGGACCCGGCAACGAGGCGGAACGCCTTGCCTTGCTGGAGGAACACGAGCGGACGGTGCGGGAGAAGATCACCGAGTTGCAGGCGAACCTGGCGGTGATCGAGGGCAAGGTCCAGACCTACCGGCGGCACGTCCAGGAGGGGACGGCCGCCGGTGTCTGGGAGCCTCAGGGACGCATCTCGTAG
- a CDS encoding oxidoreductase, translating to MPFTAHSTAAEVLTGVDLTGRTALVTGGYSGLGLEITRALTAAGAHVLVPARRPQIARTHLPDTEIDALDLADQRDIRDFAARFLDSGRTLDLVIANAGIMACPETRVGPGWEAHFAVNHLGHYALVNRLRPALSSTARVVSVSSSGHFLADIRWADPHWHTGYDRWLAYAQSKTANALFALHLDTLGVRSFAVHPGSILTPLQRHIPREEQLALGWFAADGTPAPGFKTPAQGAATAVWAATAPELDAHGGAYCQDNALARPAATEDMLIGGVKPWARDPAAAARLWDLSAELTGVG from the coding sequence ATGCCCTTCACCGCGCACAGCACCGCAGCCGAAGTCCTCACCGGCGTCGACCTCACCGGGCGGACCGCCCTGGTCACCGGCGGCTACTCCGGGCTGGGCCTGGAGATCACCCGCGCGCTGACCGCCGCGGGCGCGCACGTCCTGGTCCCGGCCCGCCGCCCACAGATCGCCCGCACCCACCTCCCGGACACCGAGATCGACGCCCTGGACCTGGCCGACCAGCGCGACATCCGCGACTTCGCCGCCCGGTTCCTGGACTCCGGCCGCACCCTGGACCTGGTGATCGCCAACGCGGGCATCATGGCCTGCCCGGAAACCCGGGTCGGACCGGGCTGGGAAGCGCACTTCGCGGTCAACCACCTCGGCCACTACGCCCTGGTCAACCGGCTCCGCCCGGCCCTGTCCAGCACCGCGCGGGTGGTGTCGGTCAGCTCCTCCGGCCACTTCCTCGCCGACATCCGCTGGGCCGACCCGCACTGGCACACCGGCTACGACCGCTGGCTCGCCTACGCGCAGAGCAAAACCGCGAACGCCCTGTTCGCGCTGCACCTGGACACCCTGGGCGTGCGGTCCTTCGCCGTGCACCCCGGCAGCATCCTCACCCCGCTGCAACGCCACATCCCGCGCGAAGAGCAGCTCGCCCTGGGCTGGTTCGCCGCCGACGGCACCCCCGCGCCCGGGTTCAAGACCCCGGCGCAGGGCGCGGCCACCGCGGTGTGGGCGGCGACCGCGCCCGAACTGGACGCGCACGGCGGGGCGTACTGCCAGGACAACGCACTGGCCAGGCCCGCGGCCACCGAGGACATGCTGATCGGCGGCGTCAAACCGTGGGCGCGGGACCCGGCAGCCGCGGCCCGGCTGTGGGACCTCTCCGCCGAGCTGACCGGCGTGGGCTGA
- a CDS encoding NmrA family NAD(P)-binding protein codes for MIDDNGITLVAGATGNIGGRVLAELRRRGHRVRALTRSPERAVFPDGVEVAVGDLADPGSLRPALAGASAMFLLTYDAATGAPLRTGPELAGEIAAAGVRRVSTLWGGEPGPVERAIEAAGLAQTTLRAVEFMSNTLGWVESIRDEGVVREAFPALRSAMVHDADLAEVAVRTLTEDGHGGRDYVLTGPEVLTFADRIRQLGAVLGRDIRFVELTEKQARARMRGWGYSPAAVEHVIGWYADPPPEGYTVDPAVAQLLGRPARTFADWVAEHSGAFR; via the coding sequence ATGATCGATGACAACGGAATCACGCTGGTCGCCGGGGCGACCGGGAACATCGGCGGCCGGGTGCTGGCCGAACTGCGCCGCCGGGGCCACCGGGTGCGGGCGCTGACCCGAAGTCCGGAACGAGCGGTGTTCCCGGACGGGGTGGAGGTGGCCGTGGGTGACCTGGCCGACCCCGGCAGCCTCCGCCCCGCACTGGCCGGGGCGAGCGCGATGTTCCTGCTCACCTATGACGCGGCCACCGGCGCCCCGCTGCGCACCGGTCCCGAACTGGCCGGGGAGATCGCCGCGGCCGGGGTGCGGCGGGTGAGCACGCTGTGGGGTGGCGAGCCGGGACCGGTGGAGCGGGCGATCGAGGCGGCCGGGCTGGCCCAGACCACGTTGCGGGCGGTGGAGTTCATGTCCAACACCCTCGGCTGGGTGGAGTCGATCCGGGACGAGGGCGTGGTGCGGGAGGCTTTCCCCGCGCTGCGCAGCGCCATGGTGCACGACGCGGACCTCGCTGAGGTGGCGGTGCGCACGCTCACCGAGGACGGGCACGGCGGCCGCGACTACGTGCTCACCGGGCCGGAGGTGCTGACCTTCGCCGATCGGATCCGGCAGCTGGGCGCGGTGCTGGGCCGGGACATCCGGTTCGTCGAGCTGACCGAGAAGCAGGCCAGGGCGCGGATGCGGGGCTGGGGGTACTCGCCGGCGGCGGTCGAGCACGTCATCGGCTGGTACGCCGACCCGCCGCCGGAGGGCTACACCGTGGATCCGGCGGTGGCGCAGCTGCTGGGGCGGCCCGCGCGCACCTTCGCCGACTGGGTGGCCGAGCATTCCGGGGCCTTCCGCTGA
- a CDS encoding ABC-F family ATP-binding cassette domain-containing protein has protein sequence MSATLVAKGLAAGHGDRVLFSGLDLVVAPGDVIGLVGVNGAGKSTLLRTLGGLLTAEEGSIRLNPPSAVVGHLPQEPERRAGESVRDFLARRTGVAAAQTRMDLDLEALTAGAPGSDDAYSDSLERWLALGGADLDERMGEVVADLGLSVGLDAPMTGLSGGQAARAGLASLLLSRYDIFLLDEPTNDLDLDGLDRLEAFVTGLRAGTVLVSHDREFLTRTVNRVVELDLVQQQIRSYGGGYTAYLTEREVARRHARDQYDEYADTVSALEARARTQRSWMEKGVKNARRKAGDNDKQGRKFRSESTEKQASKARQTERLIERLDVVDEPRKEWELRLEIAAAPRAGAVVATLRAAVLRRGGFTLGPVDLQIDWADKVAITGANGAGKSTLLAALLGRAQLDSGQASLGPGVVVGEVDQARGLFLGGEPLVDAFNAAVPEQAPAEVRTLLAKFGLNAVHVTRPAATLSPGERTRAALALLQARGVNLLVLDEPTNHLDLPAIEQLEQALANYPGTLLLVTHDRRMLDTVATTRHLHVDNGKVTDR, from the coding sequence ATGAGCGCCACACTCGTCGCCAAGGGTCTCGCCGCAGGGCATGGGGACCGTGTTCTGTTCTCCGGTCTGGACCTGGTCGTCGCCCCCGGCGATGTGATCGGCCTGGTCGGGGTGAACGGGGCTGGCAAGTCCACCCTGCTGCGCACCCTCGGCGGGCTGCTCACCGCCGAGGAGGGCTCGATCCGGCTCAACCCGCCCAGCGCCGTCGTCGGCCACCTCCCCCAGGAACCGGAACGCCGGGCCGGGGAATCGGTGCGGGACTTCCTGGCCCGCCGCACCGGGGTCGCCGCCGCGCAGACGCGGATGGACCTCGACCTGGAGGCGCTGACCGCGGGCGCGCCCGGCTCCGACGACGCCTACTCCGACAGCCTGGAACGCTGGCTGGCCCTCGGCGGCGCGGACCTGGACGAGCGGATGGGCGAGGTGGTCGCCGACCTGGGCCTGTCCGTCGGCCTGGACGCGCCGATGACCGGGCTCTCCGGTGGGCAGGCCGCGCGGGCCGGACTGGCCTCGCTGCTGCTGAGCCGGTACGACATCTTCCTGCTCGACGAGCCCACCAACGACCTCGACCTGGACGGCCTGGACCGCCTCGAAGCCTTCGTCACCGGGCTGCGCGCCGGGACGGTGCTGGTCAGCCACGACCGCGAGTTCCTCACCCGCACCGTCAACCGGGTGGTCGAACTCGACCTCGTCCAGCAGCAGATCCGCAGTTACGGCGGCGGCTACACCGCCTACCTCACCGAACGCGAGGTCGCCCGGCGGCACGCCCGCGACCAGTACGACGAGTACGCCGACACCGTCTCCGCCCTGGAAGCACGAGCCCGCACCCAGCGGTCCTGGATGGAGAAGGGCGTCAAGAACGCCCGCCGCAAGGCCGGGGACAACGACAAACAGGGCCGCAAGTTCCGCAGCGAGTCCACCGAGAAACAGGCATCCAAGGCCCGGCAGACCGAACGGCTGATCGAACGCCTGGACGTGGTGGACGAACCCCGCAAGGAGTGGGAGCTGCGCCTGGAAATCGCCGCCGCACCCCGCGCCGGGGCGGTGGTGGCCACGCTGCGGGCCGCGGTGCTGCGCCGCGGCGGCTTCACCCTCGGACCGGTGGACCTGCAGATCGACTGGGCGGACAAGGTCGCCATCACCGGCGCCAACGGGGCGGGCAAATCCACCCTGCTCGCCGCGTTGCTCGGCCGCGCACAACTCGACTCGGGCCAGGCGTCACTCGGGCCGGGTGTGGTGGTCGGCGAGGTCGACCAGGCCCGCGGCCTGTTCCTCGGCGGCGAACCCCTCGTCGACGCGTTCAACGCGGCCGTGCCCGAACAGGCCCCGGCCGAGGTGCGCACGCTGCTGGCCAAGTTCGGGCTGAACGCGGTGCACGTGACCCGCCCGGCCGCCACCCTCTCCCCCGGCGAACGCACCCGCGCCGCCCTCGCCCTGCTCCAGGCCCGAGGCGTCAACCTGCTCGTCCTGGACGAGCCCACCAACCACCTGGACCTGCCCGCGATCGAACAGCTCGAACAGGCCCTCGCCAACTACCCGGGCACGTTGCTGCTGGTCACGCACGACCGGCGGATGCTGGACACGGTCGCCACCACCCGGCACCTGCACGTGGACAACGGCAAGGTCACCGACCGCTGA
- a CDS encoding aminopeptidase P family protein → MTTQNEAEEPARRDPIRPIDAEGFRALIGTGWGPADRAVRVPDGLAKASAAHRARLSAALPGKRIAVAAGRAPVRANDTDYDFRADSDFVWLTGCQAEGAVLVMTPAGGGHDAVLHLRQPARADEADFFANARDGELWIGPVPGLPEWSEALEIPVRPIEELPSSLRGAIPAVLVTSGVEPLLDALAPGTVAETLQLRRTLSELRRIKDDWEIGQLQQAIDATVLGFQDVARELPYAISRGGERWLQGTFDRRGRTEGNGVGYASILAAGPHAPVLHWVRCDGPVPEDCALLMDAGVEVRTLYTADVTRTFPVSGTFSEPQRRIYDLVHKAHTAAMAEVKPGVEYRAFHNKAMEVIATGLHEWGLLKVSVAEALDQNGQQHRRYMVHGTGHYLGLDVHDCASSSAKAYHAGTLEAGMTLTVEPGLYFHPNDETVPPELRGIGVRIEDDLLVTDTGNQVLSEALPITADGIEQWVRSHLPR, encoded by the coding sequence GTGACTACCCAGAACGAGGCGGAGGAACCCGCCCGGCGTGACCCGATCCGGCCGATCGATGCCGAGGGCTTCCGTGCCCTCATCGGCACCGGCTGGGGCCCCGCCGACCGCGCGGTCCGGGTGCCGGACGGCCTGGCCAAGGCCTCGGCGGCACACCGGGCCCGGCTCTCCGCCGCCCTGCCGGGCAAGCGCATCGCGGTCGCCGCGGGCCGCGCCCCGGTTCGCGCCAACGACACCGACTACGACTTCCGCGCCGACAGCGACTTCGTCTGGCTGACGGGCTGCCAGGCCGAGGGCGCGGTGCTGGTGATGACCCCCGCCGGCGGCGGCCACGACGCGGTGCTGCACCTGCGGCAGCCCGCCCGTGCCGACGAGGCGGACTTCTTCGCCAACGCCCGTGACGGCGAACTGTGGATCGGCCCGGTGCCCGGCCTGCCGGAATGGTCGGAGGCGCTGGAGATCCCGGTGCGGCCGATCGAGGAACTGCCCTCCTCGCTGCGTGGGGCGATCCCGGCGGTGCTGGTCACCAGCGGCGTCGAACCGCTGCTGGACGCCCTCGCGCCCGGCACCGTGGCCGAGACGTTGCAGCTGCGGCGCACGCTGTCCGAACTGCGCCGGATCAAGGACGACTGGGAGATCGGCCAGCTCCAGCAGGCCATCGACGCCACCGTGCTCGGTTTCCAGGACGTGGCCCGCGAACTGCCCTACGCGATCAGCCGCGGCGGTGAGCGCTGGCTGCAGGGCACCTTCGACCGGCGCGGCCGCACCGAGGGCAACGGTGTCGGCTACGCCTCCATCCTGGCCGCCGGCCCGCACGCCCCGGTGCTGCACTGGGTGCGCTGCGACGGCCCGGTGCCCGAGGACTGCGCGCTGCTGATGGACGCCGGTGTCGAGGTCCGCACCCTCTACACCGCGGACGTGACCAGGACCTTCCCGGTCTCGGGCACGTTCAGCGAACCGCAGCGGCGGATCTATGACCTGGTGCACAAGGCGCACACCGCGGCGATGGCCGAGGTCAAGCCGGGCGTGGAGTACCGGGCCTTCCACAACAAGGCGATGGAGGTCATCGCGACCGGCCTGCACGAGTGGGGCCTGCTGAAGGTCTCGGTGGCCGAGGCGCTGGACCAGAACGGCCAGCAGCACCGCCGCTACATGGTGCACGGCACTGGCCACTACCTGGGCCTGGACGTGCACGACTGCGCTTCTTCCAGCGCCAAGGCCTACCACGCCGGCACCCTGGAGGCGGGGATGACGCTGACCGTGGAACCGGGCCTGTACTTCCACCCCAACGACGAGACCGTGCCGCCGGAACTGCGCGGGATCGGCGTCCGGATCGAGGACGACCTGCTGGTCACCGACACCGGCAATCAGGTGCTGTCCGAGGCGCTGCCGATCACCGCCGACGGCATCGAGCAGTGGGTGCGGTCGCACCTGCCGCGCTGA
- a CDS encoding aldehyde dehydrogenase family protein — MSTIVSTSPQRPAEIVVATAAADRAAVEATVARARAAGRDWEDAGPAVRSAALTAAVAEFEQDAGHLTDLIVREVGKPRQEAAAEVARAVAILRYYAQQAYDPAGENYPTAGGLAFTTRRARGVAGLVTPWNFPLAIPVWKLAPALAAGNGVVIKPAPEATAVAQRIATLFDRVLPAGLLAVTPGGAETGSALLDTVDVVSFTGSTTVGRIISVAAAQRGIPVQAEMGGLSATIVLPDADLDRAAQDVARAAMGYAGQKCTATKRIFVVGDPGPFTDRLVAAVTGLRVDDPAESPDLGPVITEGAREQVFTAAAQAEAAGGRLLTKPHTEATDGWYLNPVLLDGLSPDAPLFHEEVFGPITALAGVASADEAFARANGTQFGLVTSVYTADLGAALTAVRRSESGMVKVNLPTNGVDFHLPFGGEKHSGYGEKEQGKAAVRFYTRERTVQVQA; from the coding sequence GTGAGCACCATCGTGTCCACCAGTCCGCAGCGGCCGGCCGAGATCGTCGTGGCGACCGCGGCCGCCGACCGCGCCGCCGTCGAGGCCACCGTCGCCCGCGCCCGCGCCGCCGGGCGGGACTGGGAGGACGCCGGACCCGCCGTGCGCTCGGCCGCGCTGACCGCCGCGGTCGCCGAGTTCGAGCAGGACGCCGGGCACCTCACCGACCTCATCGTGCGCGAGGTCGGCAAACCACGGCAGGAAGCCGCCGCCGAGGTCGCCAGGGCCGTCGCCATCCTGCGCTACTACGCCCAGCAGGCCTACGACCCGGCCGGGGAGAACTACCCCACCGCGGGCGGCCTGGCCTTCACCACCCGGCGGGCCCGCGGCGTCGCCGGACTCGTCACCCCGTGGAACTTCCCCCTGGCCATCCCGGTCTGGAAGCTCGCACCCGCGCTCGCCGCCGGCAACGGAGTGGTGATCAAGCCCGCGCCGGAGGCCACCGCGGTCGCCCAGCGGATCGCCACCCTGTTCGACCGGGTGCTGCCCGCCGGACTCCTGGCCGTCACCCCCGGCGGCGCGGAAACCGGCTCGGCCCTGCTGGACACCGTGGACGTGGTGTCCTTCACCGGATCCACCACGGTCGGCCGGATCATCTCGGTGGCCGCCGCCCAGCGCGGCATCCCGGTGCAGGCCGAGATGGGCGGCCTCTCCGCCACCATCGTGCTGCCCGACGCCGACCTGGACCGCGCCGCGCAGGACGTGGCCAGGGCCGCCATGGGTTACGCCGGGCAGAAGTGCACCGCCACCAAACGGATCTTCGTCGTCGGCGACCCCGGCCCGTTCACCGACCGGCTGGTCGCCGCGGTCACCGGACTGCGCGTCGACGACCCGGCCGAGAGCCCCGACCTCGGCCCGGTGATCACCGAGGGCGCCCGGGAACAGGTGTTCACCGCCGCCGCCCAGGCCGAGGCCGCGGGCGGACGGCTGCTGACCAAGCCGCACACCGAGGCCACCGACGGCTGGTACCTCAACCCGGTGCTCCTGGACGGGCTGTCCCCGGACGCGCCGCTGTTCCACGAGGAGGTCTTCGGCCCCATCACCGCCCTGGCCGGGGTGGCCAGTGCCGATGAGGCGTTCGCGCGGGCCAACGGCACCCAGTTCGGCCTGGTCACCTCGGTGTACACGGCCGACCTCGGTGCGGCGCTGACCGCGGTGCGGCGCAGCGAGTCCGGCATGGTCAAGGTCAACCTGCCCACCAACGGCGTGGACTTCCACCTGCCCTTCGGCGGCGAGAAGCACTCCGGCTACGGCGAGAAGGAGCAGGGCAAGGCGGCCGTCCGGTTCTACACCAGGGAACGTACTGTGCAGGTACAGGCGTGA
- a CDS encoding proline racemase family protein has product MRAARYFSAVDSHTEGMPTRVITGGVGVIPGDTMAARREHFIDHLDHIRELLINEPRGHAAMSGAILQPPTTPDADWGVLYIEASGCLPMCGHGTIGVATVLVETGMVEVTEPMTRVRLDTPVGLVVAEVEVRDGRAAHVTIQNVPAYTDRLDATVDVPGYGRIRYDLGYGGNFYAILPLDQLGIPFERTEKDRILAAGLSIMDAINAAARPVHLLEPGINGCKHVQFTAPGRDGGQARNAMAIHPGWFDRSPCGTGTCARMAVLHSRGELEVGADFVNESFIGTRFTGRITGETTVADRPAIIPAVTGRAWITGMGQYLLDPTDPFPRGFVL; this is encoded by the coding sequence ATGCGCGCGGCCCGGTACTTCAGCGCGGTCGACTCGCACACCGAGGGCATGCCCACCCGGGTGATCACCGGCGGCGTCGGGGTCATCCCCGGCGACACCATGGCCGCGCGCCGCGAACACTTCATCGACCACCTCGACCACATCCGCGAACTGCTGATCAACGAACCCCGCGGGCACGCCGCGATGAGCGGCGCCATCCTGCAACCACCCACCACCCCGGACGCCGACTGGGGCGTGCTCTACATCGAGGCATCCGGCTGCCTGCCCATGTGCGGGCACGGCACCATCGGCGTGGCCACCGTGCTGGTGGAGACCGGCATGGTCGAGGTCACCGAACCCATGACCAGGGTCCGCCTGGACACCCCGGTCGGCCTGGTCGTGGCCGAGGTCGAGGTCAGGGACGGGCGGGCAGCACACGTCACCATCCAGAACGTGCCCGCCTACACCGACCGCCTGGACGCCACCGTCGACGTGCCCGGATACGGCAGGATCCGCTACGACCTCGGCTACGGCGGCAACTTCTACGCCATCCTGCCCCTGGACCAGCTCGGCATCCCCTTCGAGCGCACCGAGAAGGACCGCATCCTGGCCGCCGGACTGTCCATCATGGACGCCATCAACGCCGCCGCCCGCCCGGTTCACCTCCTTGAACCCGGCATCAACGGCTGCAAGCACGTCCAGTTCACCGCGCCCGGCCGGGACGGCGGGCAGGCCCGCAACGCGATGGCCATCCACCCCGGCTGGTTCGACCGATCCCCCTGCGGCACGGGAACATGCGCGCGGATGGCGGTGTTGCACAGTCGGGGCGAGCTTGAGGTCGGCGCGGACTTCGTCAACGAGTCCTTCATCGGCACCCGCTTCACCGGGCGGATCACCGGGGAGACCACCGTGGCCGACCGGCCCGCGATCATCCCCGCCGTCACCGGACGCGCGTGGATCACCGGGATGGGCCAGTACCTGCTCGACCCGACCGATCCGTTCCCGAGGGGGTTCGTGCTGTGA
- a CDS encoding dihydrodipicolinate synthase family protein, which produces MSTEKLDGVIVATALPYREDPAAPAGLRPDLDRYAEHCRWLVDNGCRGVGPNGSLGEYSSLTDAERRVVARTAVDAVRGKGIVVVGVHGVGAHQARYWAELAAEDGAHGVLCLPPTMYRANPAEVLHHFREVAKAGLPVMVYNNPIDTKVDLTPELLAEIAQIENIVAVKEFSGDVRRVLEIREQAPELTVVAGADDVVLESLLMGATGWFAGFPNVFPAESVRLYELATQGKLAEARALYEPLVAAFRWDSRVEFVQAIKYGMDHVGRYGGPCRPPRGPLEPAQLDRLRADMIRAVDSLRAG; this is translated from the coding sequence TTGAGCACCGAGAAACTGGACGGCGTGATCGTGGCGACCGCGCTGCCCTACCGCGAGGACCCCGCCGCGCCCGCGGGACTGCGACCCGACCTGGACCGCTACGCCGAACACTGCCGCTGGCTGGTGGACAACGGCTGCCGGGGTGTCGGGCCGAACGGGTCACTCGGCGAGTACTCCTCGCTGACCGACGCCGAACGCCGGGTGGTCGCCCGCACCGCGGTGGACGCCGTGCGCGGCAAGGGAATCGTCGTGGTCGGCGTGCACGGCGTCGGCGCGCACCAGGCCCGCTACTGGGCCGAACTGGCCGCCGAGGACGGGGCGCACGGGGTGCTGTGCCTGCCGCCCACCATGTACCGGGCCAACCCGGCCGAGGTGCTGCACCACTTCCGCGAGGTGGCCAAGGCCGGACTGCCGGTGATGGTCTACAACAACCCCATCGACACCAAGGTCGACCTCACCCCCGAACTCCTCGCCGAGATCGCCCAGATCGAGAACATCGTGGCGGTCAAGGAGTTCTCCGGGGATGTGCGGCGGGTACTGGAGATCCGCGAGCAGGCGCCCGAGCTGACCGTGGTCGCCGGGGCCGACGACGTCGTGCTGGAAAGCCTGCTGATGGGCGCCACCGGGTGGTTCGCCGGGTTCCCCAACGTCTTCCCCGCCGAGTCGGTCCGGCTCTACGAGCTTGCCACCCAAGGGAAACTCGCCGAGGCGCGGGCACTGTACGAACCACTGGTGGCCGCCTTCCGCTGGGACTCGCGGGTGGAGTTCGTACAGGCCATCAAGTACGGCATGGACCACGTCGGCCGCTACGGCGGACCCTGCCGCCCGCCTCGCGGCCCCCTGGAACCCGCCCAGCTGGACCGGCTGCGCGCGGACATGATCCGGGCCGTCGACTCGCTGCGGGCCGGCTGA